A single genomic interval of Desulfovibrio desulfuricans harbors:
- a CDS encoding histidinol-phosphatase: MILADLHTHTKYSHGGNTPAEMYAAAQAKGLEYMGFTEHSPRPVGFDYTHEYREQLTRHLPDYVREVCALKAANPNGPCRVLFGMEMDWLEGQEDYTHASCAAFDFDYLLGSVHFIGHWGFDDGAEPWKAFSQEECDKQYHAYFEAWERMILSGLFNIAAHPDLIKIFSVEQFHIWLAKPESMALVQRGLAALQRMGMSMEISSAGLRKACREIYPAPPIMLMAAQMGLPVSFASDAHGTDDVGYGFARLASYARAFGFAEYTIFNRGQRIVLPL, encoded by the coding sequence ATGATTCTCGCAGACCTGCACACGCACACCAAGTATTCGCACGGCGGCAATACTCCGGCAGAAATGTACGCTGCCGCCCAGGCCAAGGGGCTAGAATACATGGGCTTTACCGAGCATTCTCCCCGGCCCGTTGGCTTTGACTACACACACGAATACCGCGAGCAACTGACCCGCCACCTGCCGGACTACGTACGCGAGGTTTGCGCCCTCAAAGCCGCCAACCCCAATGGCCCCTGCCGCGTTTTGTTCGGCATGGAAATGGACTGGCTTGAAGGGCAGGAGGACTACACCCACGCCTCCTGCGCCGCCTTTGACTTTGATTACCTGCTTGGGAGCGTGCATTTTATCGGCCACTGGGGCTTTGACGACGGCGCTGAGCCGTGGAAAGCCTTTTCGCAGGAAGAATGCGACAAACAGTACCATGCCTATTTTGAAGCATGGGAGCGCATGATCCTATCCGGCCTGTTCAACATTGCCGCGCACCCTGACCTCATCAAGATTTTCTCTGTGGAGCAGTTCCACATCTGGCTGGCAAAGCCGGAAAGCATGGCGCTGGTGCAACGCGGCCTTGCGGCCCTGCAACGCATGGGGATGAGCATGGAAATATCCTCCGCGGGCCTGCGCAAGGCCTGCCGCGAGATATACCCCGCGCCGCCCATCATGCTCATGGCCGCGCAGATGGGCCTGCCCGTGAGTTTCGCCTCAGATGCGCACGGCACCGATGACGTGGGCTACGGTTTTGCCCGGCTGGCCTCCTACGCGCGCGCCTTTGGCTTTGCCGAGTACACCATTTTTAATCGGGGCCAGCGGATTGTGCTGCCTCTGTAA